A region of Argentina anserina chromosome 5, drPotAnse1.1, whole genome shotgun sequence DNA encodes the following proteins:
- the LOC126796404 gene encoding protein ECERIFERUM 2-like, translated as MVPISTNNIHRLKSSTRLSSVVPATVTGDKVHELSNMDLAVKLHYIKGIYFFNSDAVGGLTIYELKKPMFQLLQLYFHAAGRIRTSETGRPFITCNDSGVRIIEARFDETVDEWLAMAVEDDSAFDGLAYSQALGEPDLGFSPLIFLQFTWFKCGGMSVGLSWAHVLGDVFSASTFINLWGKIMASPMPHKSLHIPDSAVSELALSVLPKQTPKALKRVDPVGDLWLTPSNCKMKTHTFHIPADKFNHFLSDQIYKFSAFEVLSAVIWKSMSKINEDPEETKMVTLCTNKSHNREFQFPRNGMVWSTVEADFSVAEADIFELVKVILNKKIDENDIIREMMGNNSYDSEELSSDFIAYGANLTFVNLEEAQIYELELNRKKPVYAHYAVGGVGDKGVVLVLPGPNSGKKGVGVAGDRTVTVVLPENQLAQLKVDLKRNWSII; from the exons ATGGTACCAATATCAACTAACAACATCCACCGCCTGAAATCCAGCACGAGACTGTCTTCCGTCGTTCCGGCAACAGTGACCGGTGACAAGGTCCATGAGCTAAGCAACATGGACTTGGCCGTGAAGTTACACTACATCAAAGGAATCTACTTTTTCAACAGTGATGCAGTTGGGGGGCTCACGATATATGAATTGAAGAAGCCTATGTTCCAATTGCTCCAGCTCTATTTCCATGCCGCTGGGAGAATCCGAACATCCGAAACGGGACGGCCTTTCATCACGTGTAACGATAGCGGTGTGAGAATTATTGAGGCACGGTTTGACGAAACGGTCGATGAATGGTTGGCCATGGCTGTGGAGGATGATTCTGCTTTTGATGGTCTTGCTTATAGCCAGGCACTTGGTGAACCTGATCTTGGTTTTTCTCCTCTGATCTTTCTACAG TTCACTTGGTTCAAATGTGGAGGAATGTCAGTGGGCCTTAGCTGGGCACATGTTCTTGGAGATGTGTTTTCAGCCTCAACCTTCATCAACCTTTGGGGCAAGATCATGGCAAGTCCCATGCCACATAAGTCTCTTCACATACCAGACTCGGCAGTATCTGAGCTCGCACTTTCAGTTCTTCCCAAGCAAACACCAAAAGCCCTCAAAAGGGTTGATCCAGTTGGTGATTTATGGCTCACCCCAAGCAACTGCAAGATGAAGACACACACATTTCACATTCCTGCAGATAAATTCAATCATTTTCTCTCAGACCAAATATATAAGTTCTCAGCTTTTGAAGTACTTTCTGCAGTCATCTGGAAATCCATGTCCAAGATTAATGAAGACCCAGAAGAGACAAAGATGGTGACCCTTTGTACAAACAAATCCCATAATAGAGAATTTCAGTTTCCAAGAAATGGGATGGTGTGGAGCACAGTTGAAGCAGATTTCTCGGTTGCAGAAGCTGACATCTTTGAATTGGTGAAGGTGATTTTGAACAAAAAGATTGATGAGAATGACATAATCAGAGAAATGATGGGGAATAATAGTTATGATAGTGAGGAGTTGTCTTCAGATTTCATAGCATATGGAGCGAACTTGAcatttgtgaatttggaagaGGCGCAGATTTATGAGCTTGAATTGAATAGAAAAAAGCCAGTTTATGCACATTATGCTGTTGGTGGAGTTGGTGATAAAggagttgttttggtgcttccAGGGCCAAACTCTGGTAAAAAGGGTGTTGGTGTTGCTGGTGATCGAACTGTGACTGTGGTTCTGCCTGAAAATCAACTTGCACAACTGAAGGTTGACCTCAAAAGAAATTGGAGCATTATCTGA
- the LOC126796405 gene encoding protein ECERIFERUM 26-like, giving the protein MVFSPETIHCLKSSLRLSSVVPATVTDQKHKVHELTNMDLAVKLHYIKGVYFFKSDAVQGLTAHDLKKPMFQLLQLYFAVSGRIRRSGTGRPFIKCNDSGVRTVEASCDETVDEWLARAVKDDSVFDGLAYNQALGDPDLGFSPLVFIQFTWFKCGGMSVGLSWANVLGDAFSASNFINLWGKALAGQMQQKSLQIPDSAKDEFQVSELPKLTPSAVKRVDLVGDLWLTPNISKMKTHTFYVHVEKINRFLSDKKSKVSAFEVISAIIWKFLSKIKENAEETRMVTLCTNKSGERKFEFLSNEMVWSTVEADFWVAEAEVSELVELIMNKREDENGMIEKIMGNIETGDKSVDFISYGANLTFVNLEEMEIYGLELKEQKPVYAHYSINGVGDEGVVLVLPAGPKSEGGDDVDGDRTVTVILPENQLAQLKVELERNWSIA; this is encoded by the exons ATGGTGTTTTCACCTGAAACCATCCACTGCCTCAAGTCCAGCTTGAGGCTGTCTTCGGTTGTCCCGGCGACGGTGACCGACCAAAAGCACAAGGTCCATGAACTGACTAACATGGACCTGGCCGTGAAGCTTCACTACATCAAAGGGGTCTACTTTTTCAAAAGCGACGCAGTTCAGGGGCTTACGGCACACGACTTGAAGAAACCTATGTTCCAACTCCTTCAACTCTACTTCGCCGTCTCCGGGAGGATAAGGAGGTCGGGGACAGGCCGGCCTTTCATCAAGTGTAACGACAGCGGTGTGAGAACTGTGGAGGCAAGTTGTGATGAAACCGTCGATGAATGGTTGGCCAGGGCTGTCAAGGATGATTCTGTGTTTGATGGCCTGGCTTACAATCAAGCTCTTGGTGATCCTGATCTTGGTTTCTCTCCTTTGGTGTTTATACAG TTCACTTGGTTTAAATGTGGAGGAATGTCAGTGGGACTTAGCTGGGCAAATGTTCTTGGGGACGCATTTTCAGCTTCAAACTTCATCAACCTCTGGGGGAAGGCCCTGGCAGGTCAGATGCAGCAGAAGTCCTTGCAAATACCAGACTCAGCAAAAgatgaatttcaagtttcaGAACTTCCTAAACTAACACCAAGTGCCGTGAAAAGGGTTGATCTAGTTGGCGATTTATGGCTTACGCCCAACATCTCCAAGATGAAGACGCATACTTTTTATGTTCATGTAGAGAAAATTAACCGTTTTCTCTCCGACAAAAAATCCAAGGTCTCAGCTTTTGAAGTAATCTCTGCAATCATATGGAAATTCTTGTCCAAGATCAAGGAAAACGCTGAAGAGACAAGGATGGTGACTCTTTGTACAAACAAATCTGGTGAaagaaaatttgagtttctaaGTAATGAGATGGTGTGGAGTACAGTTGAAGCAGATTTCTGGGTTGCAGAAGCTGAGGTCTCAGAGTTGGTGGAGCTCATTATGAACAAAAGGGAAGATGAGAATGGcatgattgaaaagataatgggGAATATTGAGACGGGGGATAAATCTGTAGACTTCATATCGTATGGAGCAAACTTGAcatttgtgaatttggaagaGATGGAGATTTATGGGCTTGAATTGAAGGAGCAGAAGCCAGTTTATGCACATTACTCCATTAATGGAGTCGGTGATGAAggagttgttttggtgcttccTGCCGGGCCAAAAAGCGAGGGTGGAGATGATGTTGATGGCGATAGAACTGTGACAGTGATTTTGCCTGAAAATCAACTTGCACAGCTGAAAGTTGAGCTCGAAAGGAATTGGAGTATTGCttga